One Gloeothece verrucosa PCC 7822 DNA window includes the following coding sequences:
- a CDS encoding YqeG family HAD IIIA-type phosphatase — translation MTRAKILQPDLILGDTIIHLSPDILLSHDIKGLILDVDETLVPLRESSVSEDLKDWVEQIRKVAVIWLVSNNISENRIGRIGQTLSVPYLFGAGKPSRRKLRQAIQAMDLPVAQVAMVGDRLFTDVLAGNRLGMFTILVEPMVDSAMAARYYPIRNFEVWFSQKLGISLAPHATKVHKT, via the coding sequence ATGACTAGAGCGAAGATTTTACAACCGGATTTAATTTTAGGAGACACCATCATTCATTTGAGTCCCGATATTCTCCTTTCTCATGACATCAAGGGGTTAATCCTCGATGTGGATGAAACGCTGGTTCCTCTGCGAGAGTCTTCAGTTTCTGAGGATTTAAAAGATTGGGTAGAGCAAATCCGAAAAGTGGCTGTGATCTGGTTAGTGAGCAATAATATCAGTGAAAACCGTATTGGTCGTATCGGTCAGACGCTCAGTGTTCCTTACCTTTTTGGAGCCGGTAAACCCTCTCGACGTAAATTACGCCAAGCTATTCAGGCAATGGATTTACCGGTTGCTCAAGTGGCAATGGTTGGGGACCGTCTTTTTACTGATGTCCTCGCGGGAAATCGACTAGGAATGTTTACTATCTTAGTCGAACCTATGGTAGATTCGGCTATGGCAGCCCGCTACTATCCGATTCGGAATTTTGAGGTTTGGTTTTCCCAAAAATTGGGCATTTCCTTAGCTCCTCATGCAACAAAAGTTCACAAAACTTAA
- a CDS encoding RNA-guided endonuclease InsQ/TnpB family protein: MYGCQQVLIHPSEEVKAILEFICSQANKLANCAIYYCRQILFKTSRYVGKYEIDEALKSNVNFKAMRSACAQQLLHDVVESFTSYRRLLALWKKGELADKPRVPNYRKKGGMAVVACPSRWIKLIENNQLKIPLGNQVKAWFGIDHFLLPMPTNLNYKDIKEFRIVPRNGCFYLECVYRQKELVEMSPNPNVLGIDHGVDNLLTCTSSTGKSFIIDGKKVKSQNQWYNKRISKIQTGKPQDYWDDELALLTEKRNRQMRDNVNKSARFIINWCLRNNISTIVFGWNKRQKDSINIGRKNNQEFVQIPMAKLKSRIAQLCEPYGIRFVETEESYTSKSSFLDNDLLPTVGEKPDGWQSSGKRVNRGLYRTSNGKLINCDAQAAANIIRKVITQLEVSLAKVTRGVLSLPQRYRLDRLSKSYRKQASWWLQPDEAFRLESSPF; encoded by the coding sequence ATGTACGGATGCCAACAAGTATTAATTCACCCGTCCGAAGAAGTTAAGGCGATTTTGGAGTTTATTTGCTCACAAGCCAATAAATTAGCGAATTGCGCTATTTATTACTGTCGGCAAATACTCTTTAAGACAAGTCGCTATGTCGGAAAGTATGAAATTGACGAAGCCCTAAAAAGCAATGTTAATTTTAAGGCGATGCGTTCTGCTTGCGCCCAACAACTATTGCATGATGTCGTTGAGTCATTCACTTCTTATCGTCGGTTACTCGCACTATGGAAGAAAGGAGAGTTAGCTGATAAGCCAAGAGTTCCTAATTACCGCAAGAAAGGAGGAATGGCAGTTGTAGCTTGCCCTAGCAGATGGATTAAATTAATTGAAAATAATCAACTAAAAATTCCTCTTGGCAACCAAGTAAAAGCTTGGTTTGGGATTGATCATTTTCTTTTGCCCATGCCCACCAATCTTAACTATAAAGACATCAAGGAATTTAGAATTGTCCCTCGCAATGGTTGTTTTTACTTAGAGTGTGTTTATCGGCAAAAAGAACTTGTTGAAATGTCGCCAAACCCTAATGTGCTAGGCATTGATCACGGGGTTGACAACCTTTTAACTTGCACTTCTAGTACGGGAAAGTCTTTTATTATTGACGGCAAAAAAGTTAAATCCCAAAACCAGTGGTACAACAAGCGCATTAGCAAAATCCAAACAGGCAAACCTCAAGACTATTGGGATGATGAATTAGCCTTGTTAACGGAAAAGCGCAACCGTCAGATGCGAGACAATGTTAATAAATCTGCGAGATTTATTATTAATTGGTGTCTCCGCAATAATATATCTACCATTGTTTTTGGTTGGAATAAGAGGCAAAAAGACTCTATTAATATAGGGAGAAAGAATAACCAAGAGTTCGTTCAGATTCCTATGGCTAAGCTGAAAAGCAGAATCGCCCAATTGTGCGAACCATATGGGATTCGGTTCGTCGAGACAGAAGAAAGTTACACCTCAAAAAGCTCTTTTTTAGACAATGATTTGCTACCTACTGTCGGTGAAAAACCTGACGGGTGGCAATCATCAGGTAAAAGAGTCAATAGAGGTTTGTATCGCACTTCTAATGGGAAATTAATAAATTGCGACGCTCAAGCTGCTGCTAATATTATTCGTAAAGTAATCACACAGCTAGAGGTTTCTTTAGCCAAGGTGACTAGGGGAGTTTTGAGTCTCCCGCAACGGTATCGATTGGATAGACTATCTAAATCATATCGTAAGCAAGCTTCGTGGTGGCTTCAGCCCGACGAAGCTTTCCGCTTAGAATCCTCGCCGTTTTAA